Proteins encoded by one window of Bradyrhizobium sp. B097:
- a CDS encoding acyl-CoA dehydrogenase family protein, whose amino-acid sequence MGSLALSRVAAQDPAPTITDEVARLARQELAPLASAIDAGSVYPGEFLRRLGKVGAWSSHVPQEGPADLRWAIQSMAALGEVCGATAFMAWCQNTLVWYVANSTNMKLAARFGNCFSSGRALGGTGLSNPMKSFFGIERLKLKGRKVDGGYIVRGALPWVSNLGPDHYFGTIFEREDEGSKGEPGSTVMFLADCSDPAITLTPCKPFLAMDGTGTYGVQFRDVFVPDELILAEPAAPFVKKIRAGFILLQAGMGLGLMKDCINIMDEVHAPLGHVNRYLPQQPLQFRELYAEFEKEAMTLASDPYNTDDSYWRRVVALRLRIGDASVAVAHAAMLHCGARGYLMSHRAQRRLREAYFVAIVTPATKQLRKMLADG is encoded by the coding sequence ATGGGTTCACTGGCTTTATCGCGGGTCGCAGCTCAAGATCCCGCACCGACCATCACGGACGAGGTCGCGCGCCTCGCCCGTCAGGAGCTGGCACCGCTCGCATCCGCGATCGATGCCGGCTCGGTCTATCCCGGCGAATTCCTGCGCCGGCTCGGCAAGGTCGGGGCATGGAGCAGCCACGTGCCGCAGGAGGGGCCTGCCGACCTGCGTTGGGCGATCCAGTCGATGGCCGCGCTCGGCGAGGTCTGCGGCGCCACCGCCTTCATGGCGTGGTGCCAGAACACGCTGGTCTGGTACGTCGCCAATTCCACCAACATGAAGCTCGCCGCGCGCTTCGGCAACTGCTTTTCCAGCGGGCGCGCGCTCGGCGGCACCGGGCTCTCCAACCCGATGAAGAGCTTCTTCGGCATCGAGCGGCTGAAGCTGAAGGGCCGCAAGGTCGATGGCGGCTACATCGTCCGCGGCGCGCTGCCCTGGGTGTCCAATCTCGGCCCCGACCATTACTTCGGCACGATCTTCGAGCGCGAGGATGAGGGCAGCAAGGGTGAGCCGGGCAGCACCGTGATGTTTCTTGCCGATTGCTCCGATCCCGCGATCACGCTGACGCCGTGCAAGCCGTTCCTGGCGATGGACGGCACCGGCACCTACGGCGTCCAGTTCCGCGACGTGTTCGTGCCGGACGAGCTGATCCTCGCCGAGCCGGCTGCGCCGTTCGTCAAGAAGATCCGCGCCGGCTTCATCCTGCTGCAGGCCGGCATGGGCCTCGGCCTGATGAAGGACTGCATCAACATCATGGACGAGGTCCATGCGCCGCTCGGTCACGTCAACCGCTATCTGCCGCAGCAGCCGCTGCAATTCCGCGAGCTCTATGCCGAATTCGAGAAGGAGGCGATGACGCTGGCAAGCGATCCCTACAACACCGATGACAGCTATTGGCGCCGCGTCGTCGCGCTGCGCCTGCGGATCGGCGATGCCAGCGTCGCGGTCGCGCATGCGGCGATGCTCCATTGCGGCGCGCGCGGCTATCTGATGAGCCACCGCGCCCAGCGCAGGCTGCGCGAGGCCTATTTCGTCGCCATCGTCACGCCTGCCACCAAGCAGCTGCGCAAGATGCTGGCGGACGGCTGA
- a CDS encoding OsmC family protein: protein MTAVAQKTALTGCLAPIDRGGLEQLIANGKANPKVIKTLKCRTVAEGKFRHANYIRNLAPYIVDEPPGLLGDDTAPNPSEASLAALGSCLAVGLHANAVHRGWIVNKLELELEGDLNITAVWGTGDVSEKPVGFTDVRVKVDMECEGVAQDEIDALVAHVKKWSPVANTFTRPVNLEVSA, encoded by the coding sequence ATGACCGCTGTCGCTCAAAAAACCGCACTGACCGGCTGCCTCGCGCCGATCGACAGAGGCGGGCTCGAGCAGCTGATTGCCAACGGCAAGGCCAACCCGAAGGTCATCAAGACCTTGAAGTGCAGGACGGTGGCCGAGGGCAAGTTCCGTCACGCCAACTACATCCGCAACCTCGCGCCCTACATCGTCGACGAGCCGCCGGGCCTGCTCGGCGACGACACCGCGCCCAATCCCTCCGAGGCCTCGCTCGCCGCGCTCGGCTCCTGCCTTGCGGTCGGTCTGCACGCCAACGCGGTGCATCGCGGCTGGATCGTCAACAAGCTCGAGCTGGAGCTCGAGGGCGATCTCAACATCACCGCGGTGTGGGGCACCGGCGACGTCAGCGAGAAGCCGGTCGGCTTCACCGACGTCCGCGTCAAGGTCGACATGGAATGCGAGGGCGTCGCGCAGGACGAGATCGACGCGCTGGTGGCGCATGTGAAGAAGTGGTCGCCGGTCGCCAACACCTTCACCCGCCCCGTCAATCTCGAGGTCAGCGCGTAA
- a CDS encoding sulfurtransferase, translating into MTDVLITAGELAELVKKEPCVIIDTRNPDAYAAGHLPGAVNVHDIFTFLATSTPEGIHELKTKFADAFGAAGLSGKEIAVIYEQSMNSGFGQSCRGYYLLTMLGYPKVKVLHGGFDAWKAADLPVTTDVAVPPKASFAIVPEAGDIMIDAKAMLAAVGKPGVAILDVRDVDEWIGESSSPYGKDFCPRKGRIPGAVWLEWYRMMKPTGEGPRFKSKDEILAECATVGISQTTPVYLYCFKGARASNTFLALKNAGVKDVRMYFGSWNEWSRDPALPIDEGLPTAAVVTDKAA; encoded by the coding sequence ATGACGGACGTTCTGATCACCGCCGGCGAACTTGCCGAGCTCGTCAAGAAAGAGCCGTGTGTCATCATCGACACCCGGAATCCGGATGCCTATGCGGCCGGCCATTTGCCCGGTGCCGTCAATGTGCACGACATCTTCACATTCCTTGCGACCTCGACACCTGAAGGCATCCACGAGCTGAAGACCAAGTTCGCTGACGCGTTCGGCGCCGCCGGTCTCTCCGGCAAGGAGATCGCCGTGATCTACGAGCAGTCGATGAATTCCGGCTTCGGCCAGTCCTGCCGCGGCTACTACCTGCTGACGATGCTCGGCTATCCCAAGGTGAAGGTGCTGCACGGCGGCTTCGATGCCTGGAAAGCGGCGGATCTGCCGGTCACCACCGACGTTGCGGTGCCGCCAAAGGCCTCCTTTGCGATCGTCCCGGAGGCCGGCGACATCATGATCGACGCCAAGGCAATGCTGGCCGCGGTCGGCAAGCCCGGCGTCGCGATCCTCGACGTGCGCGACGTCGACGAGTGGATCGGCGAGAGCTCCTCGCCCTACGGCAAGGATTTCTGCCCGCGCAAGGGCCGCATCCCCGGCGCCGTCTGGCTGGAATGGTACCGGATGATGAAGCCGACCGGCGAGGGTCCGCGCTTCAAGTCGAAGGACGAGATCCTGGCGGAGTGCGCCACCGTCGGCATCTCGCAGACCACGCCGGTCTATCTCTACTGCTTCAAGGGCGCGCGCGCCTCGAACACCTTCCTGGCGCTGAAGAACGCCGGCGTGAAGGACGTGCGGATGTACTTCGGCTCCTGGAACGAATGGTCGCGCGACCCGGCGCTGCCGATCGATGAGGGTCTGCCGACCGCGGCCGTCGTCACGGACAAGGCGGCATAG
- a CDS encoding tetratricopeptide repeat protein, with protein sequence MTERAKRAFAARAMMIALGVLLAPIPAARAQPLLPAKCTVAGNISLDDRIAGCTALIEAMSTNLQGAISAHFRRAALYLDKGDVDRAIEDYNYVIERDPNNLIALLRRAWAHKRKGEVDTALADYGRAIELAPKDTYAYLGRADAYLIKKDVDSAIDDYGRALLTHPDNVAAYVGRGRAYNLKDEPDRAIADCNRAIEISPERGAGVGLICRGHAHMIKGDIELALGDFNQAIGFSPKNPLPYVGRASILRARGDLELGLSNIKQAIELTPNDPQLHRWAGSAYFQGGLLSEANDEFVRASELDRKDVYTQLWLDLVRQKTGQPRGLDEASGRLDQSQWPAPIVRLFLGTTTLEAVIKAADDANPVKVRGRLCEAHFYAGELALAKGATDEAVRLLRLAADGCPRIYFEWAPANAELRKLDTRH encoded by the coding sequence GTGACAGAACGGGCAAAACGTGCATTCGCCGCCAGGGCGATGATGATCGCGCTTGGCGTGCTGCTGGCGCCGATTCCGGCTGCTCGCGCACAACCTCTCCTGCCGGCCAAGTGCACCGTGGCCGGAAATATCAGCCTGGATGATCGCATCGCAGGTTGCACTGCCTTGATCGAGGCGATGTCGACCAATTTGCAAGGGGCGATCTCCGCACATTTTCGACGCGCCGCGCTCTATCTTGATAAGGGCGACGTTGATCGGGCAATCGAGGACTACAATTACGTCATCGAGCGCGATCCGAACAATCTGATCGCCCTTCTCCGCAGGGCATGGGCGCATAAACGGAAGGGCGAGGTCGACACAGCGCTCGCCGACTACGGTCGAGCCATAGAACTCGCTCCAAAAGACACCTACGCATACCTGGGACGGGCTGACGCCTACCTGATCAAGAAGGATGTTGACAGCGCGATCGACGACTACGGCCGAGCCCTTCTAACCCATCCCGACAATGTGGCTGCGTATGTCGGCCGCGGGCGCGCCTACAATCTCAAGGACGAGCCCGATCGGGCGATAGCTGACTGCAATCGTGCGATCGAGATCAGCCCGGAACGCGGGGCGGGGGTGGGCCTCATTTGCCGCGGACACGCCCACATGATCAAGGGCGACATCGAGCTCGCATTGGGCGACTTCAATCAAGCTATCGGTTTCAGTCCAAAGAATCCCCTGCCTTATGTTGGCCGCGCCAGCATCCTTCGCGCTCGCGGCGACCTCGAACTGGGACTATCCAACATCAAGCAGGCGATCGAACTGACCCCGAACGATCCGCAACTTCATCGCTGGGCGGGGAGCGCTTACTTTCAAGGCGGGCTCCTGTCGGAAGCGAACGACGAGTTCGTCCGCGCCAGCGAGCTCGATCGGAAGGATGTTTACACGCAGCTATGGCTCGACCTCGTGCGCCAGAAGACCGGCCAACCACGCGGACTTGATGAGGCCTCCGGGCGGCTCGACCAGTCGCAATGGCCGGCGCCGATCGTTCGCTTGTTCCTCGGCACCACAACGCTGGAGGCGGTTATTAAAGCCGCCGACGATGCCAATCCGGTCAAGGTGAGAGGGCGGCTTTGCGAAGCCCATTTCTATGCCGGTGAGCTGGCGCTGGCGAAAGGTGCGACGGACGAAGCCGTGCGGCTGCTTCGCCTCGCCGCGGACGGATGCCCGAGGATCTACTTTGAATGGGCGCCAGCCAATGCCGAGTTGCGCAAGCTCGACACCAGACACTGA
- a CDS encoding GGDEF domain-containing protein, protein MQSEKGRYSQPRWGVTRWLADAGPGVPDDIRSALIGDLYGSLPVFAAGAVNTVAVAAVIAIREPTAPFIAWVILELVICLSRLAVLVTAHRAAREGRPTPTDPHLVLAVAWSASVGFGILISLASGDWVVAMLASLSAAAMVGGICFRNFSAPRLAGTMILLSLGPIVPGAALAGEPLLFIVFLQVPMYLAAMSVAAFRLNKMLIATMRAERENGHLAHHDTLTGLRNRAGFVAALNTKLAAPAANGRPIALLFLDLDNFKPINDTYGHAAGDQVLMLAAERLRRALPETAVIARLGGDEFVVLANGVTAEQALGIGQRIIQAVTMPYRLADGIFAKVGVSVGVAVSPEHGTEAEELLAVADAALYEAKSDGKAQCRLASVATNVAALRRLTKMDPTPALDRGAA, encoded by the coding sequence ATGCAGTCCGAAAAAGGACGATACAGCCAGCCGCGCTGGGGCGTGACGCGCTGGCTCGCCGATGCGGGTCCGGGCGTGCCCGACGACATCCGCTCGGCGCTGATCGGAGATCTCTATGGCTCGCTGCCGGTGTTCGCGGCCGGCGCGGTCAATACGGTCGCCGTCGCGGCCGTGATTGCGATCCGCGAACCGACCGCGCCGTTCATCGCCTGGGTCATCCTCGAACTCGTCATCTGCCTCTCGCGACTGGCGGTGCTCGTGACTGCGCATCGCGCGGCACGCGAAGGGCGGCCGACGCCGACCGATCCACACCTCGTCCTTGCGGTCGCCTGGAGCGCCAGCGTCGGCTTCGGCATCCTGATCAGCCTTGCAAGCGGCGACTGGGTGGTTGCGATGCTGGCCTCGCTGTCGGCGGCGGCGATGGTCGGCGGCATCTGCTTCCGCAACTTCAGCGCGCCGCGCCTGGCCGGCACCATGATCCTGCTCAGCCTCGGCCCGATCGTGCCTGGCGCAGCGCTGGCCGGCGAGCCGCTGCTGTTCATCGTGTTCCTGCAGGTGCCGATGTATCTCGCGGCGATGTCGGTCGCGGCCTTCCGCCTCAACAAGATGCTGATCGCAACGATGCGCGCCGAGCGCGAGAACGGCCATCTTGCCCATCACGACACCCTCACCGGCCTGCGCAATCGCGCCGGTTTCGTCGCCGCGCTGAACACGAAGCTGGCGGCTCCGGCCGCAAATGGCCGGCCGATCGCGCTGCTGTTCCTCGACCTCGACAATTTCAAGCCGATCAACGACACCTATGGCCACGCGGCCGGCGACCAGGTGCTGATGCTGGCAGCCGAGCGGCTGCGGCGCGCTCTGCCGGAGACCGCGGTGATCGCGCGACTCGGCGGCGATGAATTCGTGGTGCTGGCGAACGGCGTCACCGCCGAGCAGGCGCTCGGGATCGGCCAGCGCATCATCCAGGCTGTCACGATGCCCTACCGGCTCGCCGACGGCATCTTCGCCAAGGTCGGCGTCAGCGTCGGCGTCGCTGTGTCGCCCGAGCACGGCACCGAGGCCGAGGAGCTCCTGGCCGTTGCCGATGCCGCGCTCTATGAAGCCAAATCCGACGGCAAGGCACAATGCCGCCTGGCATCCGTCGCCACCAATGTCGCGGCGCTGCGGCGGCTGACGAAAATGGACCCCACGCCGGCGCTCGATCGCGGCGCCGCCTGA
- a CDS encoding TetR/AcrR family transcriptional regulator, with product MVKSLAKKKPAAAFAAGDDESARGRLLSAATHLFCKNGINATGIDAIIDEAGTAKTTLYKLFGSKTNLVHAVLESEGKQWREWFIGAIEAGGGDPQTKLARIFPALKSWFAEERFYGCPFINAVAEHDKDAKQFRNIALKHKKVVLAHIEKLAGEMGASEPAVLAHQLALLIDGAIVAAMVSCDPGVADTAGLAASNLFAPAKLKKAKRTGRADELMAV from the coding sequence ATGGTCAAATCGCTTGCGAAGAAAAAACCTGCCGCCGCGTTCGCCGCCGGCGACGACGAATCCGCGCGCGGCCGCCTGCTCAGCGCGGCGACGCATCTGTTCTGCAAGAACGGCATCAACGCCACCGGCATCGATGCGATCATCGACGAGGCCGGAACCGCCAAGACCACGCTCTACAAGCTGTTCGGCTCGAAGACCAACCTTGTGCATGCCGTGCTGGAGAGCGAAGGCAAGCAGTGGCGTGAGTGGTTCATCGGCGCGATCGAGGCCGGCGGCGGCGATCCGCAGACCAAGCTGGCGCGGATCTTCCCCGCCCTGAAGAGCTGGTTCGCCGAGGAACGGTTCTACGGCTGCCCCTTCATCAACGCGGTCGCCGAGCACGACAAGGACGCCAAGCAGTTCCGCAACATCGCGCTGAAGCACAAGAAGGTGGTGCTGGCGCATATCGAGAAGCTTGCCGGCGAGATGGGCGCGAGCGAACCGGCAGTGCTCGCGCATCAGCTCGCGCTGTTGATCGACGGCGCCATCGTCGCCGCCATGGTGTCGTGCGATCCCGGTGTCGCCGACACCGCGGGCCTTGCCGCCAGCAATCTGTTCGCGCCGGCCAAGCTGAAGAAGGCGAAGCGCACGGGCCGCGCGGACGAACTCATGGCAGTCTGA